The Candidatus Dormiibacterota bacterium genome includes a window with the following:
- a CDS encoding acyl-CoA dehydrogenase family protein — MVDFALTEEQQQLRALAREFAQKEIAPKAAHHDQTGEFPREICRKAWELGLMNTHVPEAYGGPGLGVLDGCMIAEEIAWGCTGIGTAMEANTLAEAPVIVGGSDEQKRRFLAPMTKEFRLAAYCVTEPQAGSDVQGIKTVARKAGDDYVLKGSKMWITNGSVADWYFVVAYTDPSQRYKGMSAFVVPRDSPGIEVGKKEQNLGQRASDTRAVTFNDVKVPKANLIGEEGKGFLLAMSAFDHSRPVVSAAAVGLARSAMDHAIRYAKERTTFGVPIHKHQALAFMVAEMAMKIEAARLLVWQSAWKIDRGERNTKEAAFAKAFAADTAMETALNAVQVFGGYGFSREYPVEKLMRDAKVFQIYEGTSQIQRLIIAKEIFERS; from the coding sequence ATGGTCGATTTCGCCCTGACGGAAGAGCAGCAGCAGCTCCGCGCCCTGGCGCGCGAATTCGCCCAGAAGGAGATCGCTCCGAAGGCGGCGCACCACGACCAGACCGGTGAGTTCCCGCGCGAGATCTGCAGGAAGGCGTGGGAGCTCGGTCTCATGAACACGCACGTCCCCGAGGCCTACGGCGGCCCGGGCCTGGGCGTCCTCGACGGCTGCATGATCGCGGAGGAGATCGCCTGGGGCTGCACCGGCATCGGCACCGCCATGGAGGCCAACACGCTGGCCGAGGCGCCGGTCATCGTCGGGGGATCGGACGAGCAGAAGAGGCGCTTCCTCGCGCCGATGACGAAGGAGTTCAGGCTCGCGGCCTACTGCGTCACCGAGCCGCAGGCCGGCTCCGACGTGCAGGGGATCAAGACGGTCGCCCGCAAAGCGGGGGACGACTACGTGCTGAAGGGATCCAAGATGTGGATCACCAACGGCAGCGTCGCCGACTGGTACTTCGTCGTCGCCTACACCGACCCGTCGCAGCGCTACAAGGGGATGAGCGCCTTCGTGGTGCCGCGTGATTCCCCGGGCATCGAAGTCGGGAAGAAGGAGCAGAACCTCGGGCAGCGGGCCTCCGACACGCGCGCCGTCACCTTCAACGACGTCAAGGTGCCGAAGGCCAACCTGATCGGCGAGGAGGGGAAGGGGTTCCTGCTGGCGATGTCGGCATTCGACCACAGCCGGCCGGTCGTGTCGGCGGCCGCCGTCGGCCTCGCCCGCTCGGCGATGGACCACGCCATCCGCTACGCCAAGGAGCGCACCACCTTCGGCGTGCCGATCCACAAGCACCAGGCGCTGGCGTTCATGGTGGCCGAGATGGCGATGAAGATCGAAGCGGCGCGCCTCCTGGTCTGGCAGTCGGCCTGGAAGATCGACCGGGGCGAGCGCAACACCAAGGAGGCCGCCTTCGCCAAGGCGTTCGCCGCCGACACGGCGATGGAGACCGCCCTGAACGCCGTGCAGGTCTTCGGCGGCTATGGTTTCTCGCGCGAGTATCCCGTCGAGAAGCTGATGCGCGACGCCAAGGTGTTCCAGATCTACGAGGGGACCTCGCAGATCCAGAGGCTGATCATCGCCAAGGAGATCTTCGAGCGCTCCTGA
- a CDS encoding VOC family protein, whose product MAKNVKPVPDGFHTVTPYLIQRDAAQALEFYKKAFGAETRLSMPGPGGKIMHAEVKIGDSIIFLADENLAMAPDNKSPQTAGCVTGSTFLYVPNVDAVVKKAVDAGAKVTMPVTDMFWGDRFGKVVDPFGHHWGVATHIEEVPPQEMDTRRKEWEKQMAQQMGQKK is encoded by the coding sequence ATGGCGAAGAACGTCAAGCCGGTCCCCGATGGTTTCCACACGGTCACGCCGTACCTGATCCAGCGCGACGCCGCTCAGGCGCTCGAGTTCTACAAGAAGGCGTTCGGAGCCGAGACCCGGCTCAGCATGCCCGGGCCCGGCGGCAAGATCATGCACGCCGAGGTGAAGATCGGCGATTCGATCATCTTCCTGGCCGACGAGAATCTTGCGATGGCCCCCGACAACAAGTCGCCGCAGACGGCGGGGTGCGTCACCGGGTCGACCTTTCTGTACGTCCCGAACGTCGACGCCGTCGTCAAGAAGGCGGTGGACGCGGGGGCGAAGGTGACGATGCCCGTCACCGACATGTTCTGGGGGGATCGCTTCGGCAAGGTCGTCGATCCGTTCGGTCATCACTGGGGCGTCGCCACCCACATCGAGGAGGTGCCGCCGCAGGAGATGGACACGCGCCGCAAGGAGTGGGAGAAGCAGATGGCGCAGCAGATGGGACAGAAGAAGTAA